Proteins from a genomic interval of Tenacibaculum sp. SZ-18:
- a CDS encoding cold-shock protein, whose protein sequence is MITGTVKFFNDSKGFGFITEEGSNKEHFVHISGLIDEIREGDNVEFELKEGKKGLNAVNVRVI, encoded by the coding sequence ATGATTACAGGTACAGTAAAATTTTTCAACGATTCAAAAGGTTTTGGTTTCATCACAGAAGAAGGAAGTAACAAAGAACATTTTGTTCACATTTCAGGATTAATTGACGAAATTCGTGAAGGTGATAACGTTGAATTTGAGCTTAAAGAAGGAAAAAAAGGATTAAATGCAGTAAACGTTAGAGTTATCTAA